A window of Amycolatopsis australiensis contains these coding sequences:
- a CDS encoding VOC family protein — protein sequence MTPPEHPHRPAWFDISTPDAARARRFYQDLFGWPSNVLDDTYALVGDADGRPAGGIGQAGPDSPYVGFVAYFPVDDVDAALARAEQLGGTRVLAPVDTPVSRIAVFTDPDGNHVGLISR from the coding sequence ATGACCCCGCCCGAACACCCGCACCGGCCCGCCTGGTTCGACATCTCGACCCCGGACGCCGCGCGGGCACGGCGCTTCTACCAGGACCTGTTCGGCTGGCCGAGCAACGTCCTCGACGACACCTACGCGCTGGTCGGCGACGCGGACGGCCGGCCGGCCGGCGGGATCGGCCAAGCCGGCCCGGACAGTCCGTATGTGGGCTTCGTCGCGTACTTCCCCGTCGACGACGTGGACGCCGCCCTCGCCCGCGCCGAGCAACTCGGCGGCACCCGCGTGCTGGCGCCGGTCGACACGCCCGTCAGCCGCATCGCCGTGTTCACCGACCCCGACGGCAACCACGTCGGGCTGATCAGCCGCTGA
- a CDS encoding MFS transporter has protein sequence MSAPSKEKLSRNRDYRLLWSGQVVSEAGFSTTTIAFPLLVLALTGSAAQSGLVLGAVAIAQLVAGLPAGALVDRWPRKRIMLGCEAAQALAAASLVLALWWGVAGVAQLVVVAVVMGLCRALFEPAEEASLPRLVSTEQVSSAVALNAARTSAGQLSGTALGGFLFALGRFVPFAFDVVAHVVAFVSLVFVRLPARGEPAEERPPAHLGREIAEGLRWVWRQPRVRVTAVCAIALNLFFAAYYLVIIVLATERGVPAGEIGVMAAMLGGGGIAGALAAPYLHRRFRPYVLIIGVFWGLTLLTPLAAVVHSGYLMGLLFAAMAFLAPAANTTINTYQLLYTPDELRGRLGGVLGVTGGLAAALGPALGGWLVDVLPGPAAVLTCAGAIALVTVLTTVSRTLRGFPDVIEENTDNPKEP, from the coding sequence GTGAGCGCGCCGAGCAAGGAGAAGCTGTCCCGCAACCGGGACTACCGCCTGCTGTGGAGCGGCCAGGTGGTGTCCGAGGCCGGGTTCAGCACCACGACGATCGCGTTCCCGCTGCTGGTGCTGGCGCTCACGGGCTCGGCCGCGCAGTCCGGGCTGGTGCTGGGCGCGGTGGCGATCGCGCAGCTGGTCGCCGGGCTGCCGGCCGGCGCGCTCGTGGACCGGTGGCCGCGCAAGCGGATCATGCTCGGCTGCGAGGCGGCGCAGGCGCTCGCGGCGGCGAGCCTGGTCCTCGCCCTGTGGTGGGGCGTGGCCGGCGTGGCGCAGCTCGTCGTCGTCGCGGTGGTGATGGGGCTGTGCCGTGCGTTGTTCGAGCCCGCCGAGGAGGCCAGCCTGCCCCGGCTGGTGAGTACCGAGCAGGTGTCCTCGGCGGTGGCCCTGAACGCGGCGCGGACGAGCGCCGGCCAGCTTTCGGGCACGGCGCTCGGCGGCTTCCTGTTCGCGCTGGGCCGGTTCGTCCCGTTCGCCTTCGACGTCGTCGCGCACGTCGTCGCGTTCGTGTCGCTGGTGTTCGTCCGCCTGCCCGCGCGCGGCGAGCCGGCGGAGGAGCGGCCGCCCGCCCACCTGGGCCGGGAGATCGCCGAAGGCCTGCGCTGGGTCTGGCGGCAGCCGCGCGTGCGCGTCACGGCGGTGTGCGCCATCGCCCTGAACCTGTTCTTCGCCGCCTACTACCTGGTGATCATCGTGCTGGCCACCGAGCGAGGCGTGCCGGCAGGCGAAATCGGCGTGATGGCCGCGATGCTGGGCGGCGGCGGCATCGCCGGGGCACTGGCCGCGCCGTACCTGCACCGCCGGTTCCGGCCGTACGTGCTGATCATCGGGGTGTTCTGGGGCCTGACCCTGCTCACACCGCTGGCGGCGGTCGTGCACAGCGGCTACCTGATGGGGCTGCTGTTCGCGGCGATGGCGTTCCTGGCCCCGGCGGCCAACACGACGATCAACACCTACCAGCTGCTCTACACCCCCGACGAGCTGCGCGGCCGGCTCGGCGGCGTGCTGGGGGTGACGGGCGGGCTGGCCGCCGCGCTCGGCCCGGCACTCGGCGGCTGGCTCGTCGACGTCCTGCCCGGCCCGGCCGCGGTACTCACCTGTGCGGGGGCGATCGCGCTGGTCACCGTGCTGACGACCGTCAGCAGGACACTACGTGGCTTCCCCGACGTGATCGAAGAGAACACCGACAACCCGAAGGAGCCCTGA
- a CDS encoding maleylpyruvate isomerase family mycothiol-dependent enzyme, with protein MNQPEPATRRRAATGTWSQIHAERAALAADLAECTDRQWATPSLCEGLTVREVLAHLTAGASLNAVRWMAGVIRCRFDFDRQVAMRLAEQLGATPADTLARFRRVLTSTTKPPLPAVAMLGETIVHGEDIRRPLDIRRDYPIATLTTVADYYRGSDLVVLAKGRVRGLRLTATDGPFDTGSGPLVSGTTLALIMAMTGRTRYLDELDGDGVAILRDQGTTR; from the coding sequence ATGAACCAGCCAGAACCGGCCACCCGCCGCCGCGCCGCGACCGGCACGTGGTCGCAGATCCACGCCGAACGGGCCGCACTGGCCGCCGACCTCGCCGAGTGCACCGACCGGCAATGGGCCACGCCGTCGCTGTGCGAGGGGCTGACCGTCCGCGAGGTGCTGGCCCACCTGACAGCGGGCGCCAGCCTCAACGCCGTGCGGTGGATGGCCGGGGTGATCCGCTGCCGGTTCGACTTCGACCGGCAGGTCGCCATGCGGCTGGCCGAGCAGCTGGGGGCCACCCCCGCCGACACGCTCGCCCGGTTCCGCCGCGTGCTCACCAGCACGACCAAACCACCGTTGCCGGCCGTGGCGATGCTCGGGGAAACCATCGTGCACGGCGAGGACATCCGCCGGCCGCTGGACATCCGCCGCGACTACCCGATCGCCACGCTGACCACGGTGGCCGACTACTACCGCGGCTCGGACCTCGTCGTCCTGGCCAAGGGACGCGTTCGCGGCCTGCGGCTCACGGCCACCGACGGCCCCTTCGACACCGGATCGGGACCGCTCGTGTCCGGCACCACCCTGGCCCTGATCATGGCGATGACCGGCCGCACGCGCTACCTCGACGAACTCGACGGCGACGGAGTGGCCATCCTGCGCGACCAGGGCACGACGCGGTGA
- a CDS encoding sigma-70 family RNA polymerase sigma factor — MDEVFSGPATGEADLARARGGDDAAFARLVTPLRPELHAHCYRMLGSVHDADDAVQEALLRAWRGLARFEGRSSLRTWLYTVATRTCLDLADARGKRALPVDLGPSSERAVLDQRPRTDLAWLGPYPDAGLPDGPADTRYEQREAVELAFVAACQHLPGNQRAALLLFDVLGFSAADIAAMMATSTTSVNSALARARRIVAQKVPDRTQQRTLRTIGDTRLRELVTGFADALDRGDTDALVTLLTEDVTWSMPPLPQWYRGIAAVTDFAVEVPMTRCPSWRYRLTGANGQPAIAFYVGADAAGPHEAWSITVLSVRDGRIAEITSFLGADHFPPFGLPRSLP; from the coding sequence GTGGACGAAGTTTTTTCCGGCCCGGCCACGGGAGAGGCCGACCTGGCCCGCGCCCGTGGCGGGGACGACGCCGCGTTCGCCCGCTTGGTGACGCCGCTGCGTCCGGAGTTGCACGCCCACTGCTACCGGATGCTCGGCTCGGTCCACGACGCCGACGACGCCGTGCAGGAAGCGCTGCTGCGGGCCTGGCGAGGGCTGGCCCGGTTCGAGGGCCGCAGCTCGCTGCGCACCTGGCTGTACACCGTGGCCACCCGCACCTGCCTGGACCTGGCCGACGCGCGGGGGAAGCGGGCACTCCCGGTGGACCTGGGCCCGTCCAGCGAGCGTGCGGTACTCGACCAGCGCCCCCGCACCGACCTGGCCTGGCTGGGCCCCTATCCCGACGCCGGGCTCCCGGACGGCCCGGCGGACACCCGCTACGAACAGCGCGAGGCGGTCGAGCTGGCGTTCGTCGCGGCGTGCCAGCACCTGCCGGGCAACCAGCGGGCGGCGCTGCTGCTGTTCGACGTCCTCGGGTTTTCGGCCGCCGACATCGCGGCCATGATGGCCACCTCGACGACGTCGGTGAATTCGGCGCTGGCCCGTGCGCGCCGGATCGTCGCGCAGAAGGTCCCGGACCGGACCCAGCAGCGAACGCTGCGCACGATCGGCGACACCCGGCTGCGGGAACTGGTGACCGGGTTCGCCGACGCACTGGACCGCGGCGACACCGACGCCCTGGTCACGCTGCTCACCGAGGACGTCACCTGGTCGATGCCGCCGCTGCCGCAGTGGTACCGCGGCATCGCGGCGGTCACCGATTTCGCGGTCGAAGTGCCGATGACCCGCTGCCCGAGCTGGCGGTACCGGCTGACCGGCGCGAACGGCCAGCCGGCGATCGCGTTCTACGTCGGGGCCGACGCCGCCGGCCCGCACGAGGCGTGGTCGATCACGGTGCTGTCCGTGCGCGACGGCCGGATCGCCGAGATCACGTCGTTCCTCGGCGCCGACCACTTCCCGCCGTTCGGACTGCCCCGGTCACTCCCCTGA
- a CDS encoding MerR family transcriptional regulator: MIPEQEGPATPGAADKFDDEHYPGYTMGRAADMLGTTQGFLRSLDEAGLITPQRSPGGHRRYSRHQLRLAARVRELVDQGTAIDAACRIVTLEDQLHEAQRLNQSRRLDTVD, translated from the coding sequence ATGATTCCTGAGCAAGAAGGACCGGCCACGCCCGGCGCGGCCGACAAGTTCGACGACGAGCACTACCCCGGCTACACCATGGGCCGGGCCGCGGACATGCTCGGCACCACCCAAGGATTCCTGCGCAGCCTCGACGAGGCCGGCCTGATCACGCCGCAACGCTCCCCGGGCGGGCACCGCCGTTACTCCCGCCACCAGCTGCGCCTGGCCGCCCGCGTGCGGGAACTGGTCGACCAGGGCACCGCCATCGACGCCGCCTGCCGCATCGTCACCCTCGAAGACCAGCTCCACGAAGCCCAGCGCCTCAACCAGTCCCGGCGCCTCGACACCGTGGACTGA
- a CDS encoding MbtH family protein, producing MDENTTFQVLVNDEGQYSLWPADKEVPAGWQPDGKRGTRQECMDHVDEVWTDMRPRSLRERMSAG from the coding sequence ATGGACGAGAACACGACCTTCCAGGTCCTGGTCAACGACGAAGGCCAGTACTCGCTGTGGCCGGCGGACAAGGAGGTACCGGCGGGCTGGCAGCCCGACGGAAAGCGCGGCACGCGGCAGGAGTGCATGGACCACGTGGACGAGGTCTGGACGGACATGCGTCCCCGCAGCCTCCGGGAACGGATGTCCGCCGGGTGA